One segment of Panthera leo isolate Ple1 chromosome A3, P.leo_Ple1_pat1.1, whole genome shotgun sequence DNA contains the following:
- the TP53INP2 gene encoding tumor protein p53-inducible nuclear protein 2 isoform X3, with protein sequence MFQRLTSLFFSTPPPPEDPGCPRAFVSEEDEVDGWLIIDLPDSYAAPPSPGAAPAPAGRPPPAPSLMDESWFVTPPACFTAEGPGLGPARLQSNPLEDLLIEHPSMSVYVTGSTIVLEPGPPSPHPDAALPDGDLSEGELAPARREPRALHHAAAPLPARAALLEKAGQARRVQRARQRAERHALSAKVVQRQNRARESRSRRPKHQGSFVYQPCQRQFNY encoded by the exons ATGTTCCAGCGCCTCACCAGCCTTTTCTTCAGtactcccccgccccccgaggACCCCGGATGCCCCCGAGCCTTCGTCTCCGAGGAGGATGAAGTGGACGGCTGGCTCATCATTGATCTGCCGG ACAGCTACGCGGCTCCACCCAGCCCCGGGGCCGCTCCTGCTCCCGCAGGCCGCCCTCCGCCCGCGCCCTCCTTGATGGACGAGAGCTGGTTTGTTACCCCTCCCGCCTGTTTTACTGCAGAGGGGCCCGGACTCGGGCCCGCCCGCCTCCAGAGCAACCCCCTGGAGGACCTCCTCATCGAACATCCCAGCATGTCCGTTTACGTCACCGGCAGCACCATAGTGCTGGAGCCTGGGCCCCCTTCCCCGCATCCCGACGCTGCCCTGCCTGACGGCGACCTTAGCGAAGG GGAGTTGGCGCCCGCCCGTCGCGAGCCCCGGGCCCTGCACCACGCCGCCGCCCCTCTGCCGGCACGGGCTGCACTGCTAGAGAAGGCGGGCCAGGCGCGGCGGGTACAGCGGGCCCGGCAGCGCGCCGAGCGCCACGCGCTGAGCGCCAAGGTGGTGCAACGGCAGAACCGCGCCCGCGAGAGCCGTTCGCGCCGGCCCAAGCATCAGGGCAGCTTCGTCTATCAGCCATGCCAGCGCCAGTTCAACTACTGA